The genomic DNA TTCGGCTCGGAAACTTAGCTAGACTTGTCCAGTTACGTCAAAACGTCAGCCACCAACCACCGCCACCACGAATGACTCTTCAAGAAACATTGTCTCAATCGCCACCACAGTCACCTCCGATACCTTCAACATCAACAGTTCCTTTTATCGAATCCCGTCAAAACAGCGGCGGCTCTCCACCACAAGCAAAGTCATCAACATTGTCGCCATTATCGCCAAAATCAAAGGAAGAGCCTCACTCGCAGCCAATGCCACCACTCATGTCAAAACATGTCGAAACACATCGGAGTCTACTTATCCACTCACCACCTACCTCACCGCTAATACCGCCACTGATGTCAAAACATGTCAAAACACATCGAAATCTACTAATCGAATCACCACCTAACTCGCCACAAGAATCCACTGAATCTCTAGCCTTGGTGCCTCCTACACCAACAACACCACCACAAGCGAAAACGCCATTGTCCCCTCCGTCAACGCTAAAGCCTACCGAAGAATCTCAGTCTCAACGGTCTCCTCGATCATCTCCAGCGCAAGCATCACCACCATCATTGTCAGAACCAGAATCTCAGATGTCTTTACCACCACCCGAAGCCAAAGCCCCACCTTCTTCGCCTTTAATGCTTGACGCTAATGAAGAATTCAATTCCAAAACATCTCCACTGTCTACTCCACCATCGCCTCCAACATTATCAGAAACATCACAAGCAGCCATGACTCCTCCACCATCTTCACCGTCAACGTTAAACGCTGATGAAGAATTCCAATCCCAACCGTCTCCACTCCCGTCTAAGCGCACTGATGAAAATATTTCCCAATCACAGTCAATTtcgccgccaccaccaccggcATTATCAGAATCTCATCCGCCTTTACCAGAAGCCAAAACACCACCGTCTTCGCTGTCAACAACAAACACCAACGAAATTTTTCAATCATCGCTTCTACCATCTAAATCCATCAACGAAACCCGGTTCCGATTATCGCCTCCGTCGGAAGCATCGCGACCACCACCGTCCGGGAAAGGTGATACTCAACCGCCTTCATCACCATCAGAAGCCAAATATCCACCGTCTCGACCGCCAACGCTAAACGCTGTTGAAAAACCCCAACCGCTTACACCGTCTAAATCTATTAATGAAACACGGTTCCGATCACCGCTTCCGTCAGAAGCATCGCCACCGTCATTATCAAAATCTACTGAATCTCAACCACCTTTACCCTCACCAGAAGCCAAAACATCACCGCCTCCACCATCAACGCTAAACGCTAACGAAGAACCCCAATCCCAACCGCCTCCACTATCTAGATCCATTAATGAAACAAGGCCTCCATCACCGCCTCCGTCATTATCAGAATCTGGTAAATCTCAACCGTTTTTGCCACCACCGGAAACTATCAATC from Camelina sativa cultivar DH55 chromosome 2, Cs, whole genome shotgun sequence includes the following:
- the LOC104712791 gene encoding proline-rich protein 36-like — protein: MFNNRQSRRRFRLGNLARLVQLRQNVSHQPPPPRMTLQETLSQSPPQSPPIPSTSTVPFIESRQNSGGSPPQAKSSTLSPLSPKSKEEPHSQPMPPLMSKHVETHRSLLIHSPPTSPLIPPLMSKHVKTHRNLLIESPPNSPQESTESLALVPPTPTTPPQAKTPLSPPSTLKPTEESQSQRSPRSSPAQASPPSLSEPESQMSLPPPEAKAPPSSPLMLDANEEFNSKTSPLSTPPSPPTLSETSQAAMTPPPSSPSTLNADEEFQSQPSPLPSKRTDENISQSQSISPPPPPALSESHPPLPEAKTPPSSLSTTNTNEIFQSSLLPSKSINETRFRLSPPSEASRPPPSGKGDTQPPSSPSEAKYPPSRPPTLNAVEKPQPLTPSKSINETRFRSPLPSEASPPSLSKSTESQPPLPSPEAKTSPPPPSTLNANEEPQSQPPPLSRSINETRPPSPPPSLSESGKSQPFLPPPETINLPSPPSTLNATDKSRPPPLLPSKSINQTMFRSSPLSEAPSSSLSKPSESLPPEANVPSPTLNATQKSQSQPPQPLLSSKSFNQTLSRSTPLSEAKSPSLANSGESQQLPEVKTPPSMPKVNREFQSQPSPPPLPSKSVAETQLRSSPPPSLLKPGEPQPPFHSAETKTPLSPSSTLKNAIQESQSKPPPPLLPSKSIDETRFQSHTLPPPSLSDSVESQSSLPPPEAKIPPSLPSTLNDTKKSQHQLPPPFLPSKSIDGTRSQSPPPSKYTENPNSTPTPLLSSKAAENLRSQSPMLMLPPSQMKTPIPSPSISPATITAQPPKPALPQTEPKPVESHTSPDHNKDLNHNPEKQDAKLMTKVPTWNEEPDTGNITGKINNKNREKAICSEKKTEPMIMMFINSNVQGLNTSLSLDSSSIDHEPGVHLTIDSGHSCDFSSKVF